One genomic region from Jilunia laotingensis encodes:
- a CDS encoding sensor histidine kinase: MNIKHHLLIDYYWFRVLISLCLCVTTVMLAVKGIYIGMGLSLWLLILSFWWQLKLYRKHTRQVLFMIAALENNDNAFRFPEDLGTTENRLINRALNRVSHILYNVKAETAQQEKYYELILDCINTGVLVLNDNGAVYQKNNEALRLLGLDVFTHIQQLSRIDKRLMETFSSCRADDKLQITFTNERETVHLSVRVSDITIRKEHLRILALNDINTELDEKEIDSWIRLIRVLTHEIMNSVTPITSLSDTLLSLAKTTDSEIRSGLQTISATGKGLLSFVESYRRFTRIPTPEPSLFYVKAFIDRMTELARHQNPAGNISFHSEITPADLILYADENLISQVVINLLKNATQAIGEQTDGQVFLRAWCNEDEEIMIEVKNNGPTISPEIAEHIFIPFFTTKEGGSGIGLSISRQIMRLSGGSITLLPGKETSFILRFK; this comes from the coding sequence ATGAACATAAAACATCATCTTTTAATAGACTATTATTGGTTCCGGGTGCTGATAAGTCTATGCTTATGCGTCACAACTGTCATGCTCGCTGTCAAAGGCATTTATATCGGGATGGGATTAAGTCTTTGGTTATTGATACTTAGTTTCTGGTGGCAATTAAAGCTTTATCGCAAGCATACGCGACAAGTTCTCTTTATGATAGCCGCCCTTGAAAATAATGATAATGCTTTCCGGTTTCCGGAAGACTTGGGTACCACGGAAAACCGGCTTATCAATCGCGCACTAAACCGGGTCAGCCATATATTATATAATGTGAAAGCCGAAACTGCCCAACAAGAAAAATATTACGAATTAATACTCGACTGCATCAATACCGGTGTACTGGTGCTGAACGACAATGGGGCTGTTTACCAGAAAAACAATGAAGCCTTAAGGCTTCTCGGACTGGATGTTTTCACTCATATACAGCAATTGAGCCGAATCGATAAAAGATTGATGGAAACGTTTTCATCTTGCCGGGCAGATGATAAATTGCAAATCACTTTCACCAATGAGAGAGAAACGGTTCACTTGTCTGTCCGTGTATCGGACATCACCATTCGAAAGGAACATCTTCGCATTCTCGCTCTTAATGATATCAATACGGAACTCGATGAAAAAGAAATCGATTCATGGATACGTTTGATCCGTGTGTTAACACATGAGATTATGAATTCGGTGACCCCTATTACATCACTCAGCGATACGCTTCTTTCTTTGGCAAAAACGACAGACAGTGAAATACGGAGCGGACTACAGACCATCAGCGCTACAGGCAAAGGTTTACTCTCATTCGTCGAATCTTACAGGCGTTTCACACGAATACCCACACCGGAACCTTCGCTCTTCTATGTAAAAGCCTTTATCGACCGTATGACAGAACTTGCCCGGCATCAAAACCCTGCTGGGAATATATCTTTCCACAGTGAAATAACACCTGCCGATCTTATCCTTTATGCAGACGAGAATCTAATTTCACAAGTAGTAATCAACTTATTGAAGAACGCAACACAGGCTATAGGAGAACAAACAGACGGGCAGGTATTTCTTCGTGCCTGGTGCAATGAAGATGAAGAAATAATGATCGAAGTCAAAAATAACGGACCAACCATTTCCCCCGAAATAGCAGAACATATTTTTATCCCATTCTTTACAACCAAAGAGGGAGGAAGTGGCATTGGACTAAGTATCTCCAGACAAATCATGAGATTGTCCGGTGGAAGCATTACCCTATTACCCGGAAAGGAAACTTCATTTATCCTAAGATTTAAATAA
- a CDS encoding potassium/proton antiporter, with translation MLFTAENILLVGSILLFISIVVGKTGYRFGVPALLLFLVVGMIFGSDGLGFQFHSAKTAQFIGMVALSVILFSGGMDTKFTEIRPILTPGIVLSTVGVLLTALFTGLFIWWLSGMSWTNVYFPITVSLLLASTMSSTDSASVFAILRSQKMNLKYNLRPMLELESGSNDPMAYMLTIVLIQFIQSSGMETGTILGSFIVQFLVGAAAGYILGKLAILILNKINVDNQSLYPILLLSFVFFTFAITDRLHGNGYLAVYIAGIMVGNNKIMYRKEIATFMDGLTWLFQIIMFLMLGLLVNPHEMLEVACVATLIGVFMIVIGRPLSVFLCLLPFRKITFKSRLFVSWVGLRGAVPIIFATYPVVANVEGSNAIFNIVFFITIVSLIVQGTTVSYVARLLNLSTPLEKTGNDFGVELPEEIDSDLKDVTVTQEMIERADTLKEMNLPKGTLVMIVKRGDEYLIPNGSLKLHVNDKLLLISEKSNKE, from the coding sequence ATGTTATTCACAGCAGAAAACATCCTCCTTGTAGGTTCGATTTTACTTTTTATCAGTATCGTTGTCGGCAAAACCGGTTATCGCTTCGGTGTACCTGCCTTATTATTATTTCTTGTTGTAGGTATGATTTTCGGAAGCGATGGTCTAGGATTCCAATTCCACAGTGCTAAAACAGCACAATTCATTGGTATGGTAGCACTTAGCGTTATCCTTTTCTCCGGTGGAATGGACACGAAGTTTACCGAAATCCGTCCTATTCTTACACCGGGAATAGTATTATCGACAGTAGGCGTATTATTGACAGCATTGTTCACTGGATTATTCATCTGGTGGCTTTCCGGGATGAGTTGGACAAACGTTTACTTTCCAATAACCGTATCACTCTTGCTTGCCTCCACTATGTCATCTACCGACTCGGCTTCGGTCTTCGCCATCTTGCGGTCACAAAAAATGAACCTGAAATACAACCTTCGCCCCATGCTCGAACTGGAAAGCGGTAGTAATGATCCGATGGCATACATGCTTACTATTGTTCTCATACAATTCATCCAATCTTCCGGCATGGAAACAGGAACCATATTAGGTTCATTTATCGTACAGTTCTTGGTAGGTGCCGCTGCCGGATATATATTAGGTAAACTTGCCATACTGATACTCAATAAGATTAATGTCGATAATCAATCGCTTTACCCTATTCTGTTATTATCATTCGTATTCTTCACTTTCGCCATCACTGACCGTTTACATGGCAATGGTTATCTAGCTGTATATATTGCCGGAATCATGGTAGGCAATAACAAAATCATGTATCGCAAAGAGATCGCCACATTCATGGATGGATTGACCTGGCTGTTCCAAATCATCATGTTCCTAATGCTCGGTTTGCTTGTAAATCCGCATGAGATGCTCGAAGTAGCTTGTGTAGCCACACTCATTGGTGTATTCATGATTGTAATCGGACGTCCGCTCAGTGTATTCCTTTGTTTGCTCCCCTTCCGGAAAATAACTTTCAAGTCTCGATTGTTTGTATCTTGGGTGGGACTCCGCGGTGCTGTTCCGATCATCTTCGCGACCTATCCCGTAGTGGCTAATGTGGAAGGTTCGAATGCTATATTCAATATCGTATTCTTCATCACCATCGTTTCATTGATCGTGCAGGGAACTACTGTATCTTATGTGGCACGCCTTCTTAACCTTTCCACCCCACTCGAAAAAACAGGTAATGATTTTGGAGTAGAACTCCCTGAAGAAATAGATTCCGATCTGAAGGATGTGACCGTAACACAGGAAATGATCGAAAGAGCCGATACACTAAAGGAAATGAACCTGCCAAAAGGTACTCTTGTGATGATCGTGAAACGCGGTGACGAATACCTGATACCTAACGGAAGTCTAAAATTGCATGTAAACGACAAGTTACTTCTTATCTCTGAAAAGAGTAACAAAGAATAA